The following is a genomic window from Candidatus Zixiibacteriota bacterium.
TTTCCGTTCGGCGGCCGGTCGGCCGCCGCCTATTCCCACTCGATGGTCGCCGGCGGTTTCGACGAAATGTCGTAGACCACCCGGTTGATGCCTTTGACGTGGCGGATGATGCGGTTGGAAATGTGGGCGAGGATGTCGGGATCGATACGGGCCCAGTCGGCGGTCATGCCGTCGACCGACGTCACCCCGCGCAGCGCGATCACGTCCTCGTAAGTCCGCTCATCCCCCATCACGCCGACCGCCTTGATCAGCAAAAGCACCGCGAACGCCTGCCAGATATCATCGTAGATGTTGAAGTTGTGCAGTTCCTCGATGAAGATCGCGTCGACTTCCCGGAGCAGGTCGCAGCGTTCCTTCGTCACCTCGCCGAGGATCCGCACCGCCAGCCCCGGCCCGGGAAAGGGGTGGCGCCGGATGAACTGCTCGGGCAGACCGAGGGTGCGGCCGAGCCGCCGCACTTCGTCCTTGAACAACTCCCGCAGCGGTTCGACCAGCTTGAGGTGCATCCGCTCTTTCAGGCCGCCCACGTTGTGGTGGGACTTAATGGTTGCCGACGGTCCCCGGAACGAGGTCGATTCGATCACGTCCGGGTAGAGCGTCCCCTGGGCGAGGAAGCCGACGTTGCCGATATTCCGGGCGGCCGCTTCGAACACGTCGATGAAGGTGTTGCCGATGATTTTCCGCTTGGCCTCCGGGTCGATGACGCCCGCGAGCCGGGCGAGGAACTCGGCCGAAGCGTCGACGGGCCGGAGGTTGATGTCGAGCGTCCGCAGCATGGCGGTGACATCCTCGAATTCGTTCTTCCGGAGGAGCCCGTTGTTGACGAAGACCGCGTGGAGGCGGCCGCCGATGGCCCGCTGGAGGAGCATCGCCGCAACCGTCGAATCGACGCCGCCGGAGATGCCGAGGACGACGTTCCCGTCGCCGACCTGGGCGCGGATGCGGGCGATGGCGCTGTCGATAAAGGCCTCGGTGGTCCAGTCCCCTTTGACGCCGCAGACGTCGAAGAGGAAGTTGTCGAGGATGCGGCGTCCCTCGTCGGTGTGGTGGACCTCCGGGTGGAACTGCACGCCGTAGAGTTTGCGCTCGGGCCAGGCGATGGCCGCCGCCGCGAGCGTCTCGGTGGAGCCGATGATGCGGAAACCGGGGGGCATAACGGCGATCGAGTCGCCGTGGGACATCCACACGTTCGAAGTCGCCGGAATGCCGGCCAGGAGATCGTCGGCCTCCACGACGCTGAGGCGCGAGCGGCCGTACTCGCGCGTGCTCGAGGCCACCAACCGTCCGCCGAACCGCTCGGCCAACAGTTGCAGACCGTAGCAGATGCCGAGCACGGGCAGGTTGGTGTCGTAGAATTCCGGGGCCAGCCGCGGCGATCCGGGATCGGACAGCGAGGCCGGCCCGCCCGAGAGGATGTAGCCGCGCACGTTGCGGCCGCGGTAGGCGCCGAGGTCATGGTTGTAGGGAACGATCTCGCAATAGACGTGCGCTTCGCGCACGCGCCGCGCGATGATCTGCGTGTACTGCGAGCCGAAATCGAGAATGAGGATCATGTCGTGCGGTTCCGCCACGGTGTCCTATCCTTGCGCATGGGGATTGGTGATAATCGTATCGGTGGGCGCGCCGGGGGCGGGAGCGGGGTAGTCCTCGATGTAGTGCAGCCCGCGCGACTCCTTGCGCAGGAGGGCCGAGCGCACGATCAGTTCCGCCACGGTCGCCATGTTTCTCAGTTCCACGACCTGGTAGGTCGCCGGCGTCGCCAGGTAGTACTGCTCAACGGCGTTCTTCACCCGCTGGACCTCCTCGAGCGCCAGGCGGAGGCGGTTCTCGGTGCGCACGATGCCCACGAAGTCCCACATGACGCGGGTGAGGCGGCTGCGGTCGTGGGCGAGCAGCACCTTCTCGCGCGGGTACTGGAGGGAGGAGTAGAAGTCGGGGGTGATGGCGGCGTGGGGCGCGGGCGGGGCAGCCTCGGCGTAGGCGCACGCGGCCGCGGCCGCGCGCTTGGCCATCACCACCGCCTCGAGCAGCGAGTTGGAGGCCAGCCGGTTAGCGCCGTGCATCCCGGTCATCGCCACTTCCCCGGCGACGTACAGCCCGGCGAGCGCGGTCTCGCCGCTGACCCGGGAAACCACCCCGCCGCAGGCGTAGTGGGCCGCCGGCACCACCGGGATCGGCCGCCGGGTGAGGTCGAACCCGCGCTGGAGGCACTGCTTGTAGATGTTCGGAAAGCGCTTCTTGATAAAGGCCGCGTCGCGGTGGCTGATGTCCAGGAGGACATACTCCTCGCCGCTCTGCTTGAGTTCCTTATCGATGGCGCGGGCGACGATATCGCGCGGGGCGAGGTCTTTCAGCTCGTGGGCGCCGTCCATGATCAGCCGCCCGTCGACCGCTTTGAGCACCCCGCCTTCCCCGCGCACCGCTTCCGAAATGAGGAACGGCCAGCGCCCGGGGCTGTAGAGGATGGTCGGGTGAAACTGGATGAACTCGAGATTCCCGACCGGCACGCCGGCCCGGTAGGCCATCGCCACGCCGTCGCCGGTCGCGATTTTCGGGTTACTGGTGTGGAAATAGACCTGCCCGAGCCCGCCCGTGGCGAGCAGGGTGACGGGCGCGTAGAAGGCGTAGAAGCTGTGGTCCTTCTCGGAGAACACGTAGGCGCCGGCGCACACGGTCGTGCCGTCGGCCGTTCCCTTGATCAGGTCGAGGGCGATGTGGTCGCGGTACACGTCGATCTGCCCCCGGCGCTCCTTGATGGCCGCCAGGAGGGCGCGTTCGATCTCCTGTCCGGTGAGGTCGTCGGCGTGAACCACACGGGCCGCCCGGTGTCCGCCCTCGCGTCCGAGCGCGTACCCCTCGGCCGTCCGCGTGAACCGCACGCCGATCTCCACGAGGTCGCGGATCGCGTCGGGGGCCTCCCGCACGATCGTTTCGACCACGTCGCGGCGACACAGGCCCGCCCCGGCCTCCAGGGTGTCGGCGACGTGCGACTCGAAGGAATCGGCGCCGGAGAGGACGGCCGCGATCCCGCCCTGGGCGCGGTTGGTGCTGGAGTCCGACTCCCGCTTCTTGGTGACCAGCGCGAGGCGCGCCTGCGGATGCCGCTCGAGCACCTCGAGGGCATAGAAGAGCCCGGCAATGCCGCTGCCGATGACGAGGAAGTCGTAGTGGCGTTCCATCAGTGGCCGGCCTTTCGCAGGTTCAGGCGGTCCTCGATCGCGGCGATCAACTGCTCCTCGCCGGGATCGAGGTCCACCGATTGCGCAAGATAATACAACTCGCGGCCGAAATCAAAGTGCCGGATTTTCACCCAGTCCTTGCCGGTCGTGACGATCACGTCCGAGTCGTGCCGGTCGGCGAGCCGCTTGATCCGGGCGAGCGTCGCGGCGTCGTAGCGCTGGTGGTCGGACAGTTCAAGCGCGGCGTCGAGATCGCCGGCGAGCACCGACACCTGGCGCCGGAGGGGCTCGAAATTGCCCACGCCGGCGAACAGGAACACCGACTTGTCCTCCAGATACTTCACCGGGTAC
Proteins encoded in this region:
- the guaA gene encoding glutamine-hydrolyzing GMP synthase, encoding MILILDFGSQYTQIIARRVREAHVYCEIVPYNHDLGAYRGRNVRGYILSGGPASLSDPGSPRLAPEFYDTNLPVLGICYGLQLLAERFGGRLVASSTREYGRSRLSVVEADDLLAGIPATSNVWMSHGDSIAVMPPGFRIIGSTETLAAAAIAWPERKLYGVQFHPEVHHTDEGRRILDNFLFDVCGVKGDWTTEAFIDSAIARIRAQVGDGNVVLGISGGVDSTVAAMLLQRAIGGRLHAVFVNNGLLRKNEFEDVTAMLRTLDINLRPVDASAEFLARLAGVIDPEAKRKIIGNTFIDVFEAAARNIGNVGFLAQGTLYPDVIESTSFRGPSATIKSHHNVGGLKERMHLKLVEPLRELFKDEVRRLGRTLGLPEQFIRRHPFPGPGLAVRILGEVTKERCDLLREVDAIFIEELHNFNIYDDIWQAFAVLLLIKAVGVMGDERTYEDVIALRGVTSVDGMTADWARIDPDILAHISNRIIRHVKGINRVVYDISSKPPATIEWE
- the nadB gene encoding L-aspartate oxidase, which produces MERHYDFLVIGSGIAGLFYALEVLERHPQARLALVTKKRESDSSTNRAQGGIAAVLSGADSFESHVADTLEAGAGLCRRDVVETIVREAPDAIRDLVEIGVRFTRTAEGYALGREGGHRAARVVHADDLTGQEIERALLAAIKERRGQIDVYRDHIALDLIKGTADGTTVCAGAYVFSEKDHSFYAFYAPVTLLATGGLGQVYFHTSNPKIATGDGVAMAYRAGVPVGNLEFIQFHPTILYSPGRWPFLISEAVRGEGGVLKAVDGRLIMDGAHELKDLAPRDIVARAIDKELKQSGEEYVLLDISHRDAAFIKKRFPNIYKQCLQRGFDLTRRPIPVVPAAHYACGGVVSRVSGETALAGLYVAGEVAMTGMHGANRLASNSLLEAVVMAKRAAAAACAYAEAAPPAPHAAITPDFYSSLQYPREKVLLAHDRSRLTRVMWDFVGIVRTENRLRLALEEVQRVKNAVEQYYLATPATYQVVELRNMATVAELIVRSALLRKESRGLHYIEDYPAPAPGAPTDTIITNPHAQG